Within Wyeomyia smithii strain HCP4-BCI-WySm-NY-G18 chromosome 2, ASM2978416v1, whole genome shotgun sequence, the genomic segment GATTTGTTTCTAGACTGCTGCAAGCCTGTTAACTTAACAGGGCGTTTTATGCAGCTCAACAATCCAATTGAAGTGATTCAAGGACCATACCAGTTACCATTACATAGTAACACTGTCtatgaaaataacaaaacaaaataataatcacCCAAAAACAATTATCTTCCACAGCCAACCGGACAGCCCATTAATTATATAAAAATTCAACAAGCTCCCCGGAATCGGCTATCTGGTATACTAGCAACAATTGAGCATGGAGGCATCAGCTCTTCGTCAGTCACTTTAATGATCCAAGCATCTTTCAACCAGTTTTATTTTGCCGCCCCTGTCATAACGCAAATGATGTGTACGCCTCCAGTAGCAACTACAACTATGGCCACAACAACGACCTTGAGCCAAACTACTACTACCTCTCGGGTCGGGTCATCAACAGTAACTACACCCGCATCTGGAAGCACAACGACCACGGCAAGGTCTACTACAACGACCACTGCGGGTTCTACCTCAACGTCCTTGGGTTCTACAACATCAACAACAGCTGCTAGTACCACAACTATCGCAGGCTCAACAACTTCAACTACGCCGAGAACTACTTCGACGACCGCTAGTACAACAACTTCCACAACAGATGCTAGCACAACGACTACTGGAGCTTCTACCACCAGATCAACAACAGCCGCTAGTACAACTACTGGTGGTTCTACTACAACAACCGAAGCCTCAACAACTTCAACTACGCCCAGTAGTACTTCAACATCCAGTGCAGATTCAACAACTTCCACAAGCGATGCTAGTACAACGACTACTGAAGCTTCTACCACAACATCGACAACCGCTGCTAGTACGACTACTGATGGTGCTACCACAACAACCGAAGGTTCAACAACTTCCACAACCGATGCTAGTACAACTGCTACTGAAGCTTCTACGATAACAACCGCTGCTGGTTAAACAACTTCTACAACATCTGCAAATACAACGACTGCTACTGCGTCACGACGACTACTTCGACACAGTCCTCTGTACCACCTCTAGGATAAAGAATATTATTCAGTAATCGAACATGAtggtaataaataaaatttcatgGAGATCATGATTTAAATACAAGACGTATGCATTTGAAAGAAAATTTACTAAAAGTAATGATTAGAAACTTGGAACTTCCCCAACTTAATGAATCAACCAGTTCAT encodes:
- the LOC129724107 gene encoding uncharacterized protein LOC129724107, translated to MASRIFVQFGSLMVLLVSLSHVRCIAILDFPNFQTLEFGTYNANDSICFYKTLQSGKTSPRVLNFNNPTGQPINYIKIQQAPRNRLSGILATIEHGGISSSSVTLMIQASFNQFYFAAPVITQMMCTPPVATTTMATTTTLSQTTTTSRVGSSTVTTPASGSTTTTARSTTTTTAGSTSTSLGSTTSTTAASTTTIAGSTTSTTPRTTSTTASTTTSTTDASTTTTGASTTRSTTAASTTTGGSTTTTEASTTSTTPSSTSTSSADSTTSTSDASTTTTEASTTTSTTAASTTTDGATTTTEGSTTSTTDASTTATEASTITTAAG